AGGCTGTCGAACGGGGTCATCAGCTGCTGGAAGAGAAGAAAATTGGCTATCTGCAGTTGCGCAATGACTTTGTTCCCCAGCACGCGGGCGTTATCCAGCCGCTTAACGATCTGCGGGAAACGCTGGACGCTGAAAAAAACAACCGTGCGGGCGTCATCCAGCAAATTCAGCAAACGCACCGGCTGCAGGAAGAGGCGGAGCAGCAGGAAGAACGCCTGACCGCCGCGCAGCTGGCCGTGCAGCGCTGTCAGCGGGACATCGAAAAAATGGAGTATTTGCTCAACCAAAATCAGGGGAACGCCTTATGATCCATCACGCGCTAAAAACCGCCCATCCGCAGCCAAGGCTCTGGCAACAATCCCATCCGGCTCCGCAGCCGCGCCACCAGCCTGATAGCGCCCCACAGGCGCCAGCTCCGCGCGCACCGCAGGCTCCGGCTAACAACGCGCCCGCCAGGCCGCCGATGCTCGCTCGCAGCACCCCCTCCTTTAGCCGGGCCAGCGATCGCCAGAAACTGTCGCGGGATGAAAAAGAGTTTAGCGACTTACTCTCCGATGATGAGCCTGCGCCGCTGATGCCAATCCTTTCCCTGAACCTGTTCGACGGCTCGCTGGGCGGTACCGAACAGCCGCAGCAGGCCAGTGAATCGCAGGCCTCCACTCTGCTGGCCATGCTGGAACCGCACCTGGTTCAGGGCATTGAACAGCAGGAAAGCCTGCCCGCCAGTTTTAGCCTGCTGCTGCCTGATCTGGGTGAGGTCGTGGCTCAGGTCACTCCGGCAAATGGCGATGTGCTGGATATTGCACTCGGCTTTTCCGCCCATGCCTGGGACAAGGTTCGCGGATTTGAGCAGGACGGACAAGGTTCGCTCAGCGGTCGCCTGGGGAAAAAAGTTCGCCTGCGCTTTAAGCGCCGGGAGGCGGTATGAAACGGCTGACGTTTACCGCCCAGTCTCCCGATGAGGCCCGGCTGCGGCGCTGGACGGGCAGCGGCTGGCGGCTGCCTTTTTCCGTTGAGGGGACGTCAGGTGAGCTCTACCTGCTGCCTTCCGGATCGGCAACGCAGACCACAACCCAGTCAGGTGCTTTTCGCTGTGCGGCCGGGACACTGATCTTTAGCGACCCGCTGCCGGTGCTGGGGCTGATGGCTGACTGCCCGGCGCTTCCGGGCGTATCCACCGAGGAGAATGCCTGGTACTGGCCCTATTTCAGCCAGCAGCTCAGCCCTCAGCTGGCCGAACTCTTTGAATTTCTGCAGCCCGCAGAAGAGCAGGAAAAACCTGATATCACGCTACGCCTTGAAGTCTGCCTGGGTACAGAGCGAGCCAGCACGCTGCTATCGCTCTCCTGGGCCACGCTGCATCAGCTCACGCAATACGCGGGCTGGCAGCGGCGAACCGTGCCGCTTAACCCCGATCTTGGCCTCCAGCTGCCGCTGACCGTTGGCAAACTCCAGCTTTCAGCAGGCTATGTCCGCGCTCTGGCCGTCGGTGATTTGCTGCTGCCGACGGAAGCATTTTTCTCCCCCGAAGGGCACGGCGTGATGCCGCTGGCACGGCGACAATTTCAGGTTCAGCTGGAACTGGCGAGCGAAACCACTCACAGAGATTTACTACACATTACGTATAGCGAGGAGCTAACCATGACTTATCCGAACGCCCCCCTGGAGTACGACGAACAGCAGGACGGCGAAGAAGTGGTATCCGCCGGGGAATGGCAAACAACACGGGGGAGTTTCGACGATTTATCGCTGGATTTAACCATCCGCTGCGGCAACTTGCAGCTGACGCTGGGCGAGCTGCAGCAGCTTGACGCGGGCTCGACGGTATTGGTGCAGCACGTGACGCCGGGTGAAGCGCTGCTGTGCCACGGTAATAGCCTGCTGGCTAAAGGTGAGCTGGTTGATGTTAACGGCACGCTAGGCTTTCAGGTGACCCGCATGCTTCGCCAGGCAGGTCCGGCCATGGAACCCGTCTGATGGCAGAGAATATCAGCTCATTTAATCCGCTGGCGCTAGCCATCCTGCTGGGGGCCATTTCGCTTTTGCCCCTGCTGCTGATGATAACCACCAGTTTTCTCAAGATTTCCATGGTGCTGATGCTCACGCGCAACGCCATCGGGGTGCAGCAAACGCCGCCCAACATGGCGCTTTATGGCATCGCGCTTGCTGCCACGCTCTTCGTGATGGCCCCGGTGTTTGACGGCATGCAAACCCGCTTTAAGGATAAGCCGCTCGACACCACCAGCGCCGAGCGGCTGGAGAACAGCCTTCAGTACGGCATAAAGCCGCTGACCGACTTTATGCTGCGCAACAGCGACCCGGACCTGGAAACCCATCTGATGGAAAACAGCCAGCGCATGTGGCCTAAAGATCTGTCGGAGAAGGTCGTGCACCAGCGCGACAACCTGCTGATCCTGATCCCCGCGTTCGTGCTCTCTGAGCTGCAAAACGGCTTCAAAATTGCCTTTTTAATTTTTATCCCCTTCCTGGTGGTGGACCTGATTGTCTCCAACGTGCTGCTGGCGCTCGGGATGCAGATGGTCTCACCGATGACTATCTCTTTGCCGCTGAAGATCCTGCTTTTTGTCATGGTCAGCGGCTGGACGCGCCTGCTGGACGGCCTGTTCTACAGCTATATGTGAGGGCGTTATGGACATGATTTACATGTTTAAGCAGGCGGTACTGATGGTGGTGGTGCTCTCCGCGCCGCCGCTGGTGGTGGCCGTGCTGGTGGGCATCGTGGTCTCCTTGCTGCAGGCGGTATTCCAGCTGCAGGATCAGACGCTGCCCTTCGCCATTAAGCTGGTCGCGGTCGGCACGACGCTGGCCCTTAGCGGACGCTGGATTGGCCTGCAGATGGTTGAGCTGGCACAGTCCGCCTTCACCATGATGGCCGCCTCCGGAACGCTGCGATGATCGCCGCCGAACTGACGCCCATCTTCAACGGCATGCTGGCGCTCGGGCTGGGGATAGCACGTATCTACCCCTGCGTGCTGCTGACGCCACTTTTTGCGTTCTCCGCCCTGAAGGGCATGATCCGTACCGCCATTGTGGTTCCGCTGGCGCTCTTCGTGACGCCTACCATTGTGCCAATGCTGACCCATGCCCCGCATACGCCATGGGGTATCGTCGCCATGATGCTAAAGGAGGTAGTGCTCGGGATTTTTCTGGGTTACCTGCTGGCGCTCCCCTTCTGGCTGTTTGAGTCGGTTGGCGTGCTGTTTGATAACCAGCGCGGGGCGCTTAGCGGCGGCCAGCTTAACCCGGCGCTTGGCGCCGACGAAACGCCGCTGGGCTATATGCTTTTGCAGTGGTCAATGATGGTGCTTATCGTCAACTTTGGTCTTTCTCTCGGCACCCAGGTTATCTGGGACAGCTACCGGCTATGGCCGGTAGACAGCTGGCTGCCTGACTTTCGCGAGCAGGGATTCCTGGTGTTCCTCGGCCAGGTTAAGCAGATGTTTATCGATACCATTCTCTACGCGGGCCCGCTGGTGTTGCTGCTGCTGTTTCTCGATTTCGCCGTGGGCGTACTCAGCATCTACAGCCCTCAGCTGCAGGCCACGGTGCTGACCGTACCGCTGAAATGTATCGCAGGGCTGCTGTTCTTTATCTTCTATTTGCCGACGCTCGAGTACTTCGCCGGCCACCAGTTCACCACCCTGCGCGACATGATCCCCCATCTGGCGGATATTCTGCCTGCCCGCCAGTCTAGCTGGTAACACCGTTTCGAAGGGTGCAAATCCGTGAGTGAAAAAACAGAGAAGGCCAGCCCCCATAAGCTTCAGGAAGCCCGTAAAAAAGGCCAGGTCAGCCAGAGTCAGGATATCCCCAAGCTGCTGATTATGTTTGGCGTGCTCCAGCTTATCTTCTCAATGATGGAAGCCAGTATGGCGAAGCTGCAGTCGCTGATGATCCTGCCGCTAATGCGCCTGAGCAGCCCGTTTAACCAGGCGCTGGGAGAAGTCGGCGGTGCAGCATTGCTCACCGTTGGGGTGTTTTTTATGATGACGGTGGGCACCGTTATTCTGCTGCGCATCGCCGCAGGCTGGATCCAGTTTGGCCCTCTGTTCGCCATCGCTGCGCTGGCGCCCAAGCTGGAGGCCCTTAACCCGCTCAACAAATTTAAAGAGATGTTTTCGGTGAAGCAGTTTATTCAGATCCTGAATAGCCTGCTGAAGGCCATCACCCTTTCCGTCGTGTTCTGGCTGCTGATCAAACCTCGCCTGTCGCAAATGGCCAATCTGTCAGGCGGAACGCTGGACGGCTTCTGGCACGCGGGCGTGGCGATCCTTGAAACCCTCGCCCACACCATCGTGGGCGTGATGCTGGTGTTTTCCGTTGCCGACTTCGCGCTGCAGAAATACTTCTTCCTCAAGCAGAACCGCATGAGCCATGAGGACGTGAAAAACGAGTACAAGCAGATGGAAGGTGACCCGCACACCAAAGGCCACCGCAAACATATCGCCCACGAAATCCTCAATAGCCCGACGAAAAAGGTCACTCCGCAGGAGATGGAAAAAGCCGACGTTCTGCTGGTGAACCCGACCCACTTCGCCGTAGGGCTGCGCTATCTGCCGGACGAAACGCCGCTGCCGATGCTGCTGTTTAAAGCGCAGGACGAAGACGCCAAAGCGCTGATCAAAATGGCGCACGCCGCCAATATCCCGGTGGTGCGCTACGTCTGGCTTACCCGTAACCTTTACCGCACCACCGAAGAAGGCGCCTATATTCCGCGCGACACGTTAAAAGCCGTGGCCGCTATCTATCGCCTGCTGCGCAAGCTTGAAGGTCGCCTGAAGGGCGAGACAATTGAGTTTGAGGAGTAGCGGGGGATCGCCTGTCGGCGAATATCCACGACTGTGCAGGACTGGATAATATTCCTTTCACTTCCAGTTCTGTTTCATATGCAGCCACCGAACGTCCAACGCTTCCCTCAGCTACAACGTCGCTTCTGGTTTTTACCCTCACCCTAACCCTCTCCCTGGAAGGGAGAGGGAATAAAAAAATTTCCCATCGCTTCTGTTTTCACCCTCGCCCCCTTGGGAAGAGGAATAAACAATGTTTGCCATCGCTTTTGTTTTCACCCTCGCCCCTGGGGAGAGGGAATAAACAATGTTTCCTATCGCTTTTGTTTTCACCCACGTCCCTTTGGGGAGAGGGAATAAACAATGTTTCCCTGCGCTTTTGTTTTCACCCTCGTCCCTTTGGGGAGAGGAATAAACAATGTTTCCTATCGCTTTTGTTTTCACCCTCGCCCCTTTGGGGAGAGGGAATAAACAATGTTTCCCATCGCTTTTGTTTTCACCCTCGCCCCTTTGGGGAGAGATACCGTCTTGTCGGCTATCCGGCAAGCGGTATTTCGGCGTCAAATTCACGCCCTGATTTCACCACGCCATAAGCCAGCTGCAGTAGCTTTCTCATTCCTGCACATACTCGCTCTTTTCCTGCCTTACCTCTACTCTCCAGCCGCCTCATCAGGTCTTTCACCACTTCATTACACCTTCCCGCCACCACCGCAGGCATATACAGTACGCTACGCAGCTCACGGCTCCCCACTTTCGACAACCTGCTTTTTCCTTTCCACATCCCGGATTCACAACGTCGTGGGTTCAGGCCTGCATAAGCCACCAGAGCCTTACTGCTGCTAAATCGCCTCAGGTTTCCCGCGAAGGCCAGAAGATTCGTACTCAGCACATCTCCCACACCCGGGATACTCTCCAGCAGCGCCTTGTCTTTTCTCAGGTCCGGGTCATCGTCGATATGCTGTCTGATTTTCTTTTTTGTTTCTTTTATCAGTTCGTCCAGCGTGGCGATGTGTTCTTTTAACGAACCGGTTATGACCTCATCTGCGGCCTCCAGCCTGTTCTCTTCCATCTGTCGCATCTCTTCAAGATTTTTAAGATGCCGTACCAGCGCGGTCAGCTGTCGCTGGCTGAGAGGGGCCGGATGCCATTGTGCTGGCTGATACAGGGCACAATACCGCGCTATCAGTGCGGCATCGCTTTTATCCGTTTTATTTCGGGCCAGTTCGGTATGACTGAAGGCATGAATACGGGCAGGGTTTTCCAGACTGACTCGATAGCCGCCATCGGACAATGCCGTGGCGAGTTCCGTGCTGTAGCTGCCGGTAGCCTCCATACAGACGTGACAGTCTCCAAAACGGGCCAGCCAGTGAATAAACTCACGGCATCCCGCATGCGTGTTAGCAAACTTTTTAGTTTTGTATTTCTGATTAGGCAGCAGGACAGCGACATCAAATTTTAGCTTAGCAATATCAACGCCGACAGAAGTGAGGGTCATATGATTCTCCGTAACCTTATGAATAATATCGCCAGACCATCCTTATGTGTGGGTGCTCAGAGGCACAGGATACCGTTCGGTCTTGAGGCGACAGGGAGAAAGGCTGCCGGGGCATAATCTCTCCCGCGGGCTCAGGGGCACCAGGGCTAGGGGATGCTCACCGGCAACCTCCCGATGATCAGTCGGGGATCTTCCCCGCACTGGCGGGGAGGATCAAGACATAAGGGCTGGGGTGAGGGGAAGATTGGTCCCCGGCTCTCATCGCCCCCGGTTATGACCCAACTCAGGCGGGGTTGAGCTGCCGGCCGCCGGGGGTTGCCTGGGGGCATTACCGGGACAAAAAAAAACCGGTCTCCACGCAAGTAGCGCAGAAAACCGGTCAAATAGAGGGCGAAGAAGAGTCTGGCGAAATGACGTGTGGCGCCGTTATCCTGCGCCGCACGTCAAAAAGAACATCTGTGGACTACGGCACTGTCAATCAGGCCAGCGCGGCAGAAGCCAGGTTCAGGATCGCGCCGTGATGGTGCTTCAGAGCATCTTTGATAATGTTGCCGTTAAACAACTGGGCATCCGCATTGACCAGCAGGCTTGAAGAGCCGTTACCCAGCGCCGTCGCGGAGCCAGGAATTGAGCCACCCACCATAGAGGTTTTCAGGTCGTTTTTCGCCGACTGGAAGGCTTTCAGCGAATCGCCGCTCAGCGGCTTGCTGTGTTTCAGCGCGTCTTCCCAGCTACTCGGGCCTTTGCCCGTGTGAACCAGGCCAGGGATACCTTCACCCGCGCTCTGCGGCTTGCCGTAGATTTCCGGGTGCTGATCCATATATTTACCGATTTCGGCACGGGTCTCTTTGGAGCCGCCGTCGACTTTACCGCCGCCGCCCAGCATAGCGCACAGGCCGCTGCTGTCAGACTTCACGTTATCCAGCGCCTGCAGACCCATTTTGCTGCCTAACTGGCTGCCCATGCTGTTACCCAGCTGGTTGAAATTGTTTGCACTGTTAGCGCCAGTGGTGGACAGCGGCAGCTGAACCAGGCCAATGCCGGTAGACGGCGACTGCAGGCCGTTGCTCATGCCGGTGTTGAACGCATTGATGTTGCTTGCGCCAGCATGATTGTTGAACGGGGTGTTCTGTGCATTCACGCCCATCTGCTGGACGACCTGCTGAAGCATCTGCTGCATGTTGCTCAGCGCCAGGGTATTCCCCATGCTCGCCCCGCCCTGACTCTGCGGAGACATAAAGGTGTTGTTATTGTTACCGTTCATATTGCCGGAGAACAGCAGGTTAGTCAGCCTGGATGCAATATCGTGCACCATCTGATCGCCTACGTTTTTCAGCAGGTTAGCGGCCATACCTTCTGGGGTCGCATTCAGCGCCAGCTGCGGTAATGCAGTGGCCAGATTCAGCATATTTCCAATCGTACTCATTAGATTACCTCACCATGACAACGGGGTTGATACAGGCGACCAGCCCTGCTGGTTCGCAGTATAAAGACGCCTGTTAAGTGAAAAGAAACCGACCTCGGTTCCACAAAACTGCATAAAATCATGAAAAAAAAGATTTTTTTATTTGCAGGCGGGAGAACCTCCGCGCCTGCTATGCGCTCAACGCACCGGCATCTGTGTGTAGTCCTGCACACCGTTACGCATATCGCTCGGCCACCAGATGGTCAGGTGGTGGTTATCTGACAGCGGCCGACATGCCGCGCTGTCGCAGCCGTTGTCATTGCGGGTCGCGCAGCCGCTCAGGGCAAATGCCAGCGCCACCAGTAACAAAATGGAAGGTTTCATAATCGCTCCTTAGCGAAGTACGGGGCGCGGCGGCAGTAAATAGCTGCGCGATCTCGATGAATTAACCGGCAATGACGATGAGGTTGTCAGCAGCGACTGGCGGCTGCGACGCCCTTCTCCCCGCGTGCGGTAGGCGATGTAAACCTCCGCCGACTGACGTGGGGCGAGGTTTCCGCCCGGCCAGGCCGCCACCGCCAGCACGTCGTCGTCCCGACAGCTGGACTCATCAAAGCGCTGCGGCTTGCCGCTGATATTGCGG
This region of Cedecea lapagei genomic DNA includes:
- the sctT gene encoding type III secretion system export apparatus subunit SctT — protein: MIAAELTPIFNGMLALGLGIARIYPCVLLTPLFAFSALKGMIRTAIVVPLALFVTPTIVPMLTHAPHTPWGIVAMMLKEVVLGIFLGYLLALPFWLFESVGVLFDNQRGALSGGQLNPALGADETPLGYMLLQWSMMVLIVNFGLSLGTQVIWDSYRLWPVDSWLPDFREQGFLVFLGQVKQMFIDTILYAGPLVLLLLFLDFAVGVLSIYSPQLQATVLTVPLKCIAGLLFFIFYLPTLEYFAGHQFTTLRDMIPHLADILPARQSSW
- the sctR gene encoding type III secretion system export apparatus subunit SctR; this translates as MAENISSFNPLALAILLGAISLLPLLLMITTSFLKISMVLMLTRNAIGVQQTPPNMALYGIALAATLFVMAPVFDGMQTRFKDKPLDTTSAERLENSLQYGIKPLTDFMLRNSDPDLETHLMENSQRMWPKDLSEKVVHQRDNLLILIPAFVLSELQNGFKIAFLIFIPFLVVDLIVSNVLLALGMQMVSPMTISLPLKILLFVMVSGWTRLLDGLFYSYM
- a CDS encoding type III secretion protein, whose product is MRRHIDAETPLSPDPQRVALEQVLTTLLPIRRRRLRQREREQRQHEQQLKRCREAVERGHQLLEEKKIGYLQLRNDFVPQHAGVIQPLNDLRETLDAEKNNRAGVIQQIQQTHRLQEEAEQQEERLTAAQLAVQRCQRDIEKMEYLLNQNQGNAL
- a CDS encoding FliM/FliN family flagellar motor switch protein yields the protein MKRLTFTAQSPDEARLRRWTGSGWRLPFSVEGTSGELYLLPSGSATQTTTQSGAFRCAAGTLIFSDPLPVLGLMADCPALPGVSTEENAWYWPYFSQQLSPQLAELFEFLQPAEEQEKPDITLRLEVCLGTERASTLLSLSWATLHQLTQYAGWQRRTVPLNPDLGLQLPLTVGKLQLSAGYVRALAVGDLLLPTEAFFSPEGHGVMPLARRQFQVQLELASETTHRDLLHITYSEELTMTYPNAPLEYDEQQDGEEVVSAGEWQTTRGSFDDLSLDLTIRCGNLQLTLGELQQLDAGSTVLVQHVTPGEALLCHGNSLLAKGELVDVNGTLGFQVTRMLRQAGPAMEPV
- the sctS gene encoding type III secretion system export apparatus subunit SctS; its protein translation is MDMIYMFKQAVLMVVVLSAPPLVVAVLVGIVVSLLQAVFQLQDQTLPFAIKLVAVGTTLALSGRWIGLQMVELAQSAFTMMAASGTLR
- the sctU gene encoding type III secretion system export apparatus subunit SctU, which produces MSEKTEKASPHKLQEARKKGQVSQSQDIPKLLIMFGVLQLIFSMMEASMAKLQSLMILPLMRLSSPFNQALGEVGGAALLTVGVFFMMTVGTVILLRIAAGWIQFGPLFAIAALAPKLEALNPLNKFKEMFSVKQFIQILNSLLKAITLSVVFWLLIKPRLSQMANLSGGTLDGFWHAGVAILETLAHTIVGVMLVFSVADFALQKYFFLKQNRMSHEDVKNEYKQMEGDPHTKGHRKHIAHEILNSPTKKVTPQEMEKADVLLVNPTHFAVGLRYLPDETPLPMLLFKAQDEDAKALIKMAHAANIPVVRYVWLTRNLYRTTEEGAYIPRDTLKAVAAIYRLLRKLEGRLKGETIEFEE
- a CDS encoding IS110 family RNA-guided transposase; the encoded protein is MTLTSVGVDIAKLKFDVAVLLPNQKYKTKKFANTHAGCREFIHWLARFGDCHVCMEATGSYSTELATALSDGGYRVSLENPARIHAFSHTELARNKTDKSDAALIARYCALYQPAQWHPAPLSQRQLTALVRHLKNLEEMRQMEENRLEAADEVITGSLKEHIATLDELIKETKKKIRQHIDDDPDLRKDKALLESIPGVGDVLSTNLLAFAGNLRRFSSSKALVAYAGLNPRRCESGMWKGKSRLSKVGSRELRSVLYMPAVVAGRCNEVVKDLMRRLESRGKAGKERVCAGMRKLLQLAYGVVKSGREFDAEIPLAG
- a CDS encoding type III secretion system HrpP C-terminal domain-containing protein translates to MIHHALKTAHPQPRLWQQSHPAPQPRHQPDSAPQAPAPRAPQAPANNAPARPPMLARSTPSFSRASDRQKLSRDEKEFSDLLSDDEPAPLMPILSLNLFDGSLGGTEQPQQASESQASTLLAMLEPHLVQGIEQQESLPASFSLLLPDLGEVVAQVTPANGDVLDIALGFSAHAWDKVRGFEQDGQGSLSGRLGKKVRLRFKRREAV
- a CDS encoding type III secretion protein, translating into MSTIGNMLNLATALPQLALNATPEGMAANLLKNVGDQMVHDIASRLTNLLFSGNMNGNNNNTFMSPQSQGGASMGNTLALSNMQQMLQQVVQQMGVNAQNTPFNNHAGASNINAFNTGMSNGLQSPSTGIGLVQLPLSTTGANSANNFNQLGNSMGSQLGSKMGLQALDNVKSDSSGLCAMLGGGGKVDGGSKETRAEIGKYMDQHPEIYGKPQSAGEGIPGLVHTGKGPSSWEDALKHSKPLSGDSLKAFQSAKNDLKTSMVGGSIPGSATALGNGSSSLLVNADAQLFNGNIIKDALKHHHGAILNLASAALA
- the hrpT gene encoding HrpT family type III secretion system protein, which encodes MKPSILLLVALAFALSGCATRNDNGCDSAACRPLSDNHHLTIWWPSDMRNGVQDYTQMPVR